A single region of the Lotus japonicus ecotype B-129 chromosome 4, LjGifu_v1.2 genome encodes:
- the LOC130711653 gene encoding L-lactate dehydrogenase A-like, with protein sequence MHKSSSGSTLGPGGLDLTQTFFKPITYAAPPSPTKRHTKISVIGAGNVGMAIAQTVLTQDLTDELSIVDNKPDKLRGEMLDLQHAAAFLPRTRINASVDYSVTAGSDLCIVTAGARQIAGESRLNLLQRNLSLFKQIIPALVRYSPDCVLIIVSNPVDVLTYVAWKLSGFPPNRVIGSGTNLDSSRFRFLIADHLDVNAQDVQAYIVGEHGDSSVALWSNISVGGVPVMSFLEKQQIAVEKETLENIHRTVIESAYEVISLKGYTSWAIGYSVASLARSILRDQRKIDPVSVLAKGFYGIGDAEVFLSLPAQLGRGGVLGVTNVHLNEEEEQRLRDSAKAILEVQSQLEI encoded by the exons ATGCACAAAAGCTCTTCAGGCTCCACTCTAGGCCCAGGGGGCTTGGACCTAACCCAAACCTTCTTCAAACCCATCACCTACGCCGCCCCTCCCTCCCCCACCAAGCGCCACACCAAGATCTCCGTCATCGGCGCCGGCAACGTCGGCATGGCCATCGCTCAAACCGTCCTCACCCAAGACCTCACCGACGAGCTCTCCATCGTCGACAACAAACCCGACAAGCTCCGCGGCGAGATGCTCGACCTCCAGCACGCCGCCGCCTTCCTCCCTCGCACCCGGATCAACGCCTCTGTCGACTACTCTGTCACTGCCGGCTCCGATCTCTGCATCGTCACCGCCGGAGCTCGCCAGATCGCCGGCGAGTCCCGGCTCAACCTCCTGCAGAGGAACCTCTCCCTCTTCAAGCAGATCATACCCGCTCTGGTTCGTTACTCCCCGGACTGTGTCCTCATCATCGTTTCCAACCCCGTCGATGTCCTCACCTACGTCGCTTGGAAGCTCTCCGGGTTCCCACCCAACCGGGTCATCGGGTCGGGCACCAACCTTGACTCCTCTCGCTTCCGTTTCCTCATCGCCGATCATCTCGACGTCAACGCTCAGGACGTGCAG GCTTATATAGTGGGAGAACATGGGGATAGTTCTGTGGCGTTGTGGTCAAACATAAGTGTTGGGGGTGTTCCGGTGATGAGTTTTCTGGAGAAACAACAGATTGCGGTTGAAAAAGAGACGCTGGAGAATATACATAGGACAGTGATAGAGAGTGCTTATGAAGTTATCAGTCTGAAAGGGTACACTTCGTGGGCAATTGGGTACTCAGTGGCTAGCTTGGCGCGTTCAattctgagggaccagaggaaGATCGACCCGGTGTCTGTTCTGGCAAAAGGGTTTTACGGCATAGGTGATGCAGAAGTGTTCCTGAGCTTGCCTGCGCAGCTCGGGAGAGGAGGGGTGCTGGGTGTGACCAATGTGCACTTGAATGAAGAGGAAGAGCAGAGGCTCAGGGACTCTGCCAAGGCCATCCTTGAGGTGCAGTCTCAGTTGGAGATTTGA